From the Cohaesibacter sp. ES.047 genome, the window AGAGAAACAATGGCGGGACCCGCATTTGACCAGCACGAAGGCTTCATCTGGTACAATGGTGAGTATGTAGAGTGGAAAGACGCCAAGTTGCATGTCCTCTCACATGGCCTTCATTATGGCTCCACGGTGTTTGAAGGGGTTCGTGCCTATGGCGGCGAAATCTTCAAGCTGCAAGAGCATACCGACCGTCTGTTCCGGTCAGCAGAAACGCTCGGCATGACCGTTCCCTACAGCAAGGACGAGATTAAACAGCTGCAGAAGGATATCATCGCCAAGGAAGGCCTCATCGATGCCTATCTTCGCCCGGTTATCTGGCGCGGTTCCGAAATGATGGGCATCTCTGCCCAGTCGAACCGGATCAATGTTGCCATTGCGGCGTGGAATTGGCCGTCCTACTTCAAGCCGGAAGATCGCCTCAAGGGCTTGCGTCTGGCGACTGCCGAGTGGCGTCGTCCGGACCCGCGCACCATTCCTTGCCATGCCAAGGCTGCCGGTCTTTACATGATCTGCACTCTGTCCAAGCACAAGGTGGAGAATGAAGGCTACAATGACGCGATGATGCTCGACTATGAGGGCAATGTCGCAGAGGCGACCGGTGCCAATATCTTCTTCTCCAAGGATGGTGTCCTGCACACACCGATTCCGGATTGCTTCCTTGACGGGATCACGCGGCAGACCGTTGTCGATCTTGCTCGGCGCCGCGGTATCAAGGTCATCGAGCGCAAAATCCGTCCTGAAGAGCTGGGAGATTTCGAAGAATGCTTCCTGACCGGCACGGCTGTCGAAGTAACCCCTGTCGCGAGCATCGACAGCAACAGCTTCACGCCCGGTGCCATCACCACGCAGTTGATGGATGACTATACAAGTGAAGTGAACCCTCAGGCAATTGCCGCCGAATGAGGCAAGCGAGCATCTACATGATCATGCAACGGCGCCTTGATGGGCGCCGTTTGTCGTTTGCGGTCAGGTTTCCTGCCAGCGGTTGAGCGCGGCGTCATCGGCATCGGTTGCGCTCACCCAGCCGCTATCACCCGAGGCAAGGCTCTCCTTCTTCCAGAAGGGGGCGCGGGTCTTGAGATAGTCCATGATGAATTCGGCAGCCTCGAACGCGACTTGGCGGTGGGATGATACCGTGACCACCAGAACGATGCGATCCCCCGGCAGGAGCGTTCCGTGCCGGTGAATGATGCAGCTGCCCTGAAGGGCAGGCCAGCGGGTTGCTGCTTCCCGTTCGATCCGTTCGAGTTCTGCCTGTGCCATGGCGGGATAATGCTCAAGGGTCATATCGGTGATGCGGGCGTCGCCGAGCATGTCCCTGACCAGACCGGTGAATGTAACGACAGCGCCGATGGCATGGTTGCCAAGGGTCAGGGCATCAATCTCCGAGGCAATATCAAAATCCTCGGTTTGCAGCCGAACGGTCATATTAGGCTCTTCTCATTCTTGGTTTCGATGTTGCCGGTGAGGATCAGCCGCCGGTCATGGGCGGGAAAAAGGCGATTTCCTCTGCCTGACCAATCTCATCATCCGGTTCGGCGTGGAATTGATCAAGGGCCACGCGGACGGTCTCCAGATCCTCAAAGGCGGCCTCATATTCCTCACCGCGCTGGCGCTGCCAGACGAGCAGGTCACGGACCTTGGTGACGGAGTCGGGCAGGGTGATCGTTTCTTCTTCTTTGCCGATCCGTTCGCGGATCCAGGCGAAATAGACGAGTTTCATGTTCGCCCCTTTATTGCTGTTTTCGTGAAATCCTTGCGAGAAGGACCTGAAGGCCCCATGAACCGGTAGTATGCGCGATTGATCGGCCCTCTCACAAGGGCAGGCTTTTCATCTTGGGGACGAGCGGCCCTATTGCCGCCGGATCAATCGTCGAGCAAGTATTGCATGCCGGCCCGGAAATAGTCGTATCCGGTATAGAGCGTGAGGAGGGCGGAAAGCCACAGGAGCGTCAGCCCGATCTCGCTGTTGTAAGGTAGAACCTTGTCACCGGCAGGTCCGGCAAGCAGGAAGCCCAAGGCAACCAACTGGGCGGTTGTTTTCCACTTGGCAAGCCGGGTCACCGGTACGCTGACCTGAAGGTCGGCAAGAAATTCGCGCAAGCCCGAGACGAGGATCTCGCGACACAGGATGATCACGCCAGACCAGATGTGCCAGCCGTAGAGCGTGCCATCCATCGCCAGCATGAGAATACAGACCGAGACGAGCAACTTGTCCGCGATCGGATCAAGCATGCGCCCCAAGGCTGATTGAAGATCCCAGCGGCGAGCCAGATAGCCATCGAAAAAATCAGTAATGGCCGCAACCACAAAGATGCCCAGTGCCGTCCACCGCGTCCAGTCGAGCGTGGGCCAGAGCATGAAGAACACCACGCCGGGTACGGCAAGGATGCGTGCAAAAGTCAGCAGATTGGGCAGGCTGAATGTTTTGGCAGCATTCATGAATTCGGTTCCTTGCAGAGGGCGGTCGGTTTCTCGGTCCCGGCCTTCTTCAAAGCATGACTGGCTGGTTGGCGTCAATGCGGCATAACACTTTGAAGCGTGTCAGTGGTTATCTTCGTGAAAATAAGCGTGGATGGCTTGCGCCATGTGTTCGGATATGCCTTCGACGGCTAGAAGGTCGGCAAGTGCAGCGCCGCGCACAGCCTTGGCCGTTCCAAAATGGTGCAGCAGGGCGCGCTTTCTTGCCGGACCGATGCCGGGGATATCCTCAAGGCCGGTCTGGGCAATCTGTTTGGAGCGCCGGGCGCGATGGGTGCCAATGGCGAACCGGTGGGCTTCATCGCGGAGCCGCTGAATGAAATAAAGAACGGGATCGCGTAAGGGTAACATGAAATTATCGCGTCCGGGCATGAAAAAGTTTTCCCGGCCTGCGTCGCGGTCTGGTCCCTTGGCCACACCAACCACCGGGAGATCGTGGACGCTAAGTTCGGCGAGGATTTCCAGCACGGCGTTGAGCTGGCCGCGCCCGCCGTCGATGAGCAACAAATCCGGCCAGGCGGGGTCCCCCTTATGACCTTCGTCTTCACCTGATTGTGCCGTTTCGGGGCGCGGGCCGTTTTCCTTCAAAAGGCGCGAGAACCGACGCTGGAGTACTTCGCGCATCATGCCATAATCATCGCCGGGTGTGATGTCTTCTGACTTGATGTTGAATTTGCGGTACTGGTTCTTCATGAAGCCTTCGGGACCGGCGACAATCATGCCGCCGACGGCGTTGGTGCCCTGAATGTGGCTGTTGTCATAGACTTCGACCCGACCGGGTGCTGATGGCAGCCCAAAGACCTCGGCCACGCCTTCGAGGAGACGGGTCTGGCTTGAGGTTTCCGCCAATCGCCGCCCCAGTGCCTCGCGGGCATTTGCGTGGGCATGATCAACGAGATCCTTTTTCTCGCCCCGCATTGGATGGCTGACCGTTACCTTGTGTTCGGACTTGCTGGTGAGAGCTTCTGCGACCAGGTCCTGCTCCTCGACCTTATGGGAGAGCAGCACAAGGCGCGGGCAGGGCTTGTTGTCGTAGAACTGGGCGAGGAAGGCACCGAGCACCTCCTCTTCGGTCTGGGTCTTGTCGGCCTTGGGAAAATAGGCGCGGTTGCCCCAGTTCTGGCCGGTGCGAAAGAAGAACACCTGAATGCAGGTCTGGCCACCGTCCTGATAGCAGGCAAAGACATCCGCTTCTTCGGTGTTTTGCGGATTGATGCCCTGATGGGACTGGATGTGACTAAGGGCGGCGAGCCGGTCGCGGTAGATGGCGGCGGTTTCAAAATCGAGATCCTCGGACGCCTTCTGCATGTGTTCGGACATTTCTTTGCGCACGGTCTGGCTTTTGCCCGTGAGAAACTGATGCGCCTCGCGCACGAGATGGCTGTAGCCTTCGGTCGAGATTTCGCCGGTGCAGGGGGCCGCGCAGCGCTTGATTTGATGAAGAAGGCAGGGACGGGTGCGGCTTTCGTAGACGGAATCGGTGCACGTGCGCAAAAGGAAAGCCTTTTGCAGTGCGTTGATGGTGTTGTTCACCGCGCCAGCCGAGGCGAAGGGGCCGTAGTATTTGCCTTTGCGTTTGCGTGCGCCCCGGTGCTTGGCAATCTGTGGCGCTTCATGGTCCTCGCCGATGAGAATATAGGGAAAGCTCTTGTCGTCGCGCAGCAACACGTTGAAGCGAGGGCGCAGCCTCTTGATGAGGTTCGCTTCCAGCAACAGGGCTTCGGTCTCGGTGTTGGTGGTCACGAACTCCATGCTGGCCGTCAGCTGGATCATCCGCAGGATGCGGTTGGTCTGATTGCCATGGCGGGCATAGTTGGAGACACGCTTTTTCAGATTGCGCGCCTTGCCGACATAGAGCACGTCACCGTTCGCATTGAACATGCGATAGACGCCGGGGCTATTCGGCAGCCGCCGCACGAAATCGCCTATGACATCAAAGCCCGTCCGGGGTTTGGAGGGTTGGTCATTGTCTGACGGGGTATCTGATTCTTCTGTCATGGCGCGAGAATAGCTGGTGGAGCGTGACGCGCAAAGCCCTGTTGTCGGGCTTTGCCTTGAGACTCATGTGATCCTGAAGGCGAAGGCAGATTCTAGAAAAGATGCGGAGGTTTGGGCGTACCGTATTTGAACACAAACGCGATGTAGCAGCCATATGCGATCAACATGCCAACCCCGCGGATGCGCGTGATTGGCATGCGCAACAGCGCGATGGGGAGCATCAGAGCCGACGCCGCCAGCATGATCCAGAAGTCAAAGTGAATGATCTGCTGGGGAACCTCAATCGGAATGATGGTCGCGGTGACACCCATGATGGCAAGTATATTGAAGATGTTGGAGCCGACCACGTTGCCGATCGCCACCGCAGACTGGTTCCGAATGGCGGCAACAAGGGTGGTGACCAGTTCGGGCAGGGAGGTGCCCAGCGCGACGACCGTCAGGCCGATGGCTGCGTCTGAAACACCCCAGTTGCGCGCGATGAGTGTCGCCCCTTCAACGGCCAGATTGCCGCCAATGGGCAGGCCGATAATGCCGATAACCGTAAATGCGACTGCGAGCCAGAGATTGGAGGGGGCTTCCTCCAGCATGTCTTCGTCGAGCAGGTCATTGGCTTCATTCTTCTGCTGGCGCGAGGTCCATACCGTCCAGCTGAGAAAGAAACCAAGAAGCGCAAGAAAGATGATGCCAGCCCGGAAATCAAGCAAACCATCCCAAGACAAGGCCACCAGGATGACCGAGACGGCAAGCATGAAGGCCGTGCTGGATCGTACGCCGCTTTCGTTGCATTGCGTGACCCGGATGAGCGCAGGAAGGCCCAGGACCAGCAAAATATTGGTGATGTTGGAGCCGACGATGTTGCCGATCGAAATGCCCGGCGCATTGCTGAATGCAGCGTCCAGCGAGATGATCAGTTCCGGCGCGGACGTGCCGAACGAAACAATGGTCAGACCGATAATGAGAGGGGGAATCCCGAGACGCGTGGCGAGCGCGATGGAGCCGCGCACGAGAAGGTCTCCTGCCACGAGCAGAAGGACAAGACCTCCACTGAGGTACAAATACATCAACATAGATCGGCAGAGGTCCGTTACGGTTTTTTATGAGTTATTGCGCGGGTCGAACGCACTCGATGATCGTTGCTAAGAGATATAGGCAGGCGGAATTGTCTTTTAAACCCTCGGGGTGTCAGTAAGTTGGATATTATCAAAACTGGCATGCTGCG encodes:
- a CDS encoding molybdenum cofactor biosynthesis protein MoaE — encoded protein: MTVRLQTEDFDIASEIDALTLGNHAIGAVVTFTGLVRDMLGDARITDMTLEHYPAMAQAELERIEREAATRWPALQGSCIIHRHGTLLPGDRIVLVVTVSSHRQVAFEAAEFIMDYLKTRAPFWKKESLASGDSGWVSATDADDAALNRWQET
- the uvrC gene encoding excinuclease ABC subunit UvrC; protein product: MTEESDTPSDNDQPSKPRTGFDVIGDFVRRLPNSPGVYRMFNANGDVLYVGKARNLKKRVSNYARHGNQTNRILRMIQLTASMEFVTTNTETEALLLEANLIKRLRPRFNVLLRDDKSFPYILIGEDHEAPQIAKHRGARKRKGKYYGPFASAGAVNNTINALQKAFLLRTCTDSVYESRTRPCLLHQIKRCAAPCTGEISTEGYSHLVREAHQFLTGKSQTVRKEMSEHMQKASEDLDFETAAIYRDRLAALSHIQSHQGINPQNTEEADVFACYQDGGQTCIQVFFFRTGQNWGNRAYFPKADKTQTEEEVLGAFLAQFYDNKPCPRLVLLSHKVEEQDLVAEALTSKSEHKVTVSHPMRGEKKDLVDHAHANAREALGRRLAETSSQTRLLEGVAEVFGLPSAPGRVEVYDNSHIQGTNAVGGMIVAGPEGFMKNQYRKFNIKSEDITPGDDYGMMREVLQRRFSRLLKENGPRPETAQSGEDEGHKGDPAWPDLLLIDGGRGQLNAVLEILAELSVHDLPVVGVAKGPDRDAGRENFFMPGRDNFMLPLRDPVLYFIQRLRDEAHRFAIGTHRARRSKQIAQTGLEDIPGIGPARKRALLHHFGTAKAVRGAALADLLAVEGISEHMAQAIHAYFHEDNH
- the moaD gene encoding molybdopterin converting factor subunit 1, whose amino-acid sequence is MKLVYFAWIRERIGKEEETITLPDSVTKVRDLLVWQRQRGEEYEAAFEDLETVRVALDQFHAEPDDEIGQAEEIAFFPPMTGG
- the pgsA gene encoding CDP-diacylglycerol--glycerol-3-phosphate 3-phosphatidyltransferase, with product MNAAKTFSLPNLLTFARILAVPGVVFFMLWPTLDWTRWTALGIFVVAAITDFFDGYLARRWDLQSALGRMLDPIADKLLVSVCILMLAMDGTLYGWHIWSGVIILCREILVSGLREFLADLQVSVPVTRLAKWKTTAQLVALGFLLAGPAGDKVLPYNSEIGLTLLWLSALLTLYTGYDYFRAGMQYLLDD
- a CDS encoding branched-chain amino acid aminotransferase, giving the protein MAGPAFDQHEGFIWYNGEYVEWKDAKLHVLSHGLHYGSTVFEGVRAYGGEIFKLQEHTDRLFRSAETLGMTVPYSKDEIKQLQKDIIAKEGLIDAYLRPVIWRGSEMMGISAQSNRINVAIAAWNWPSYFKPEDRLKGLRLATAEWRRPDPRTIPCHAKAAGLYMICTLSKHKVENEGYNDAMMLDYEGNVAEATGANIFFSKDGVLHTPIPDCFLDGITRQTVVDLARRRGIKVIERKIRPEELGDFEECFLTGTAVEVTPVASIDSNSFTPGAITTQLMDDYTSEVNPQAIAAE
- a CDS encoding calcium/sodium antiporter, producing the protein MYLYLSGGLVLLLVAGDLLVRGSIALATRLGIPPLIIGLTIVSFGTSAPELIISLDAAFSNAPGISIGNIVGSNITNILLVLGLPALIRVTQCNESGVRSSTAFMLAVSVILVALSWDGLLDFRAGIIFLALLGFFLSWTVWTSRQQKNEANDLLDEDMLEEAPSNLWLAVAFTVIGIIGLPIGGNLAVEGATLIARNWGVSDAAIGLTVVALGTSLPELVTTLVAAIRNQSAVAIGNVVGSNIFNILAIMGVTATIIPIEVPQQIIHFDFWIMLAASALMLPIALLRMPITRIRGVGMLIAYGCYIAFVFKYGTPKPPHLF